One stretch of Nitrososphaerota archaeon DNA includes these proteins:
- a CDS encoding ACT domain-containing protein: MRTSNLSVPEAVREIITKNRSIYDCMKMDVINYTALAVKIQTDVERQLGNPVNLNTIVVAIKRYADSFLEKEEIKTESVLKNARLSLTDGILDIKFSTNDMGKKETASLLDKFEQYDSDYEFFRMADSTFRVLTEDLADIRRMFESFPSAKNFFSTGLAKIEIRIPQEQNRSDVVSYVAEILHNNGIELQNAFFSQDNIILVLREEDASKAYEVLRAEISR, from the coding sequence ATGCGAACAAGTAACCTTTCTGTTCCAGAAGCCGTACGTGAAATCATCACCAAGAATAGATCCATCTATGACTGCATGAAGATGGATGTGATAAATTACACGGCACTTGCCGTAAAGATTCAGACCGACGTGGAGCGGCAGCTTGGTAATCCCGTTAATCTCAATACTATAGTGGTTGCAATCAAAAGATATGCGGATTCGTTTTTGGAAAAAGAAGAGATCAAGACAGAGTCTGTTCTCAAAAATGCCAGACTGTCCCTGACTGATGGAATATTGGACATCAAATTTTCAACCAATGACATGGGCAAAAAAGAGACCGCGTCACTATTGGATAAGTTCGAGCAGTATGATTCCGATTATGAGTTTTTCAGAATGGCTGACTCGACATTTCGTGTCTTGACTGAAGATCTGGCTGACATTAGGAGAATGTTCGAGTCGTTTCCGTCCGCCAAGAACTTTTTCAGCACAGGCCTAGCTAAAATCGAGATTCGCATACCCCAAGAACAAAACAGGTCCGATGTTGTGTCCTATGTGGCTGAAATCCTGCACAATAATGGCATAGAATTGCAAAACGCGTTTTTCTCTCAAGACAATATCATATTGGTATTGCGAGAAGAAGACGCATCAAAAGCATACGAGGTACTACGAGCAGAAATCTCTAGATAA
- a CDS encoding NAD(P)/FAD-dependent oxidoreductase, translated as MTHKRILVIGGGFAGVECTEKLESYFKRDPEVQIDLVSEDNFLLFTPMLPQVASGMIETRHIVIPIRTIIKKAIFHEGKVKNIDPYGKRVTLYGTNEKRGTSLEYDYLIVALGSQTNFFGNQTVENHAYTMKTLNDAVVLRNRIIDMLEQADNEKDPILKQSLLTFVVVGAGFAGIETAGEIHDFLLDAKKYYPNIKESDIKVIVLEALPIVLPGFSEKLASFTKDKLIQRGIDIKLNTQVVTFDGSEVIIKDAVDPTMTQVKEPTMDAIETKTLIWTAGVTPVDTIKNSMFKTDRGKIIVNENLEVPNFPGVYVVGDCSLAIDPRTGKPYPPTAQNAEGQAKTAAYNIFADMHGKPKKKIDFVSKGQMAIIGKRTAIASLSGVNIHGFLAWILWRAVYVRKIPKINKRLRILLDWTADLLFDRDISRLKIIRKDQPIDYKELDEVDDVW; from the coding sequence GTGACGCACAAAAGAATACTTGTCATTGGCGGGGGATTCGCCGGAGTAGAGTGCACTGAAAAGCTGGAATCGTACTTTAAGAGAGATCCTGAGGTGCAAATAGACCTGGTCTCAGAAGACAATTTCCTGCTCTTTACGCCTATGCTTCCACAGGTTGCGTCTGGTATGATAGAAACAAGGCACATTGTAATTCCAATCAGAACCATAATCAAAAAGGCCATATTCCATGAGGGCAAGGTCAAAAACATAGACCCGTATGGAAAACGAGTAACACTTTATGGCACAAACGAAAAAAGAGGAACCTCACTTGAATATGATTATTTGATAGTGGCACTTGGAAGCCAGACCAACTTCTTTGGCAACCAAACTGTAGAGAATCATGCTTATACAATGAAGACGCTAAACGACGCCGTAGTTCTTCGAAATAGAATAATAGACATGTTAGAGCAGGCCGACAATGAAAAAGATCCAATCCTAAAACAATCACTTTTGACATTTGTCGTAGTGGGCGCTGGATTTGCAGGAATAGAGACAGCGGGAGAGATACACGACTTTTTGCTTGATGCAAAAAAATATTATCCGAATATCAAAGAATCTGACATCAAGGTAATAGTATTGGAGGCACTACCAATTGTACTACCTGGATTTTCTGAAAAACTTGCGTCATTTACAAAAGATAAGCTAATCCAGAGGGGAATTGATATCAAGCTAAACACACAGGTTGTGACATTTGACGGTTCTGAGGTAATAATCAAAGACGCAGTGGATCCGACCATGACACAGGTAAAAGAGCCTACAATGGATGCCATAGAAACTAAGACGTTAATCTGGACTGCAGGCGTAACGCCGGTTGATACTATCAAAAATTCCATGTTCAAAACAGACCGTGGCAAAATCATCGTAAATGAAAATCTCGAGGTACCAAACTTTCCAGGAGTGTATGTGGTTGGCGATTGTAGCTTGGCAATTGATCCTAGAACAGGCAAGCCTTATCCACCGACTGCGCAAAACGCGGAGGGTCAGGCAAAGACTGCAGCGTACAATATTTTTGCAGATATGCATGGAAAGCCCAAGAAGAAAATTGACTTTGTATCAAAAGGACAAATGGCGATCATTGGAAAAAGAACCGCAATTGCGTCGCTTTCTGGGGTGAACATTCATGGATTTTTGGCCTGGATTCTTTGGAGGGCTGTATATGTCAGAAAGATACCCAAAATAAACAAAAGGCTCAGAATCTTGCTTGACTGGACTGCAGATCTGCTCTTTGATAGGGATATCTCCAGACTAAAGATAATCCGCAAGGACCAACCAATTGACTACAAGGAATTAGACGAAGTAGACGATGTTTGGTAG